One Denticeps clupeoides chromosome 3, fDenClu1.1, whole genome shotgun sequence DNA window includes the following coding sequences:
- the LOC114786531 gene encoding synaptogyrin-3-like yields the protein MTRGTAEPRGRGGMEERTGRSGAPSSPGTFIRQPRTVLRILAWFFSIAVFAPVVNEGYINSGSERLHCIFNKSHMACNYAISVGVLTFLATIGLLLLDAWFPQISSVKDRRRIVLLEMLFSGFWTFLWFVGFCFLANQWGQTSPAELPLEQAADAARAAIAFCFFSILIWAALTLLAAQKLLLGTDLSLFSMQHLDHHAPKSQSPTDVIGQTSLNDYKGPPVLQMLETRPQGHHVPPPAF from the exons ATGACGCGCGGAACGGCAGAGCCCCGCGGCCGCGGCGGGATGGAGGAGCGGACCGGACGGAGCGGGGCGCCCAGCAGCCCGGGGACCTTCATCCGCCAGCCGCGGACGGTGCTGCGTATCCTGGCCTGG TTCTTCTCCATCGCTGTCTTTGCCCCCGTCGTAAATGAGGGTTACATCAACTCAGGCAGCGAGCGCCTGCACTGCATCTTCAACAAGAGCCACATGGCCTGCAACTACGCCATCAGCGTGGGGGTCCTCACCTTCCTCGCCACCAtcggcctgctgctgctggacgccTGGTTCCCCCAGATCAGCAGCGTCAAGGACAGGAGGAGAATTGTTCTCCTGGAGATGCTCTTTTCAG GTTTCTGGACGTTCCTGTGGTTTGTTGGCTTCTGCTTCCTGGCCAATCAGTGGGGCCAGACCTCCCCTGCTGAACTCCCATTGGAGCAGGCAGCAGATGCGGCGAGGGCGGCCATCGCCTTCTGCTTTTTCTCCATCCTTAtctgg GCTGCTCTGACGCTATTGGCTGCTCAGAAGTTGCTGCTCGGCACTGACCTATCGCTCTTCAGCATGCAGCACCTGGACCACCACGCCCCAAAGTCCCAGTCTCCGACAGACGTGATTGGTCAGACCAGTCTTAACGACTACAAGGGTCCACCAGTCCTCCAGATGTTGGAGACCCGCCCACAGGGCCACCATGTCCCTCCGCCCGCCTTCTGA